In a genomic window of Gambusia affinis linkage group LG04, SWU_Gaff_1.0, whole genome shotgun sequence:
- the ubn2a gene encoding ubinuclein-2a has protein sequence MAEPRKVQFVTLSAFAAGTAAESRKRRLDEEADFNFDRAGEAEAGGGAGGSTSNGRLGKTGDRDKAAAERRATVRLNLSLSEPDDRTSAEFNYGELIQNLQNKSNPPSLTASLNRFNDDEEERERLEVEALAKKFENKYGNMATKKRKDRMQDLIDIGFGYDETDPFIDNSEAYDELVPASLTTKLGGFYINTGTLQFRAASDSEGEEDKKLNNDKEQAMKKRKKNEVNCVEEKNLTMNKVTKQGVTALNLHRPEKKKRKKLMKDSLYLAAMLRRFTREKEEIKKQNPSIDHLRLAAGTASKPQNPGNATQLPLASNSTHLQGGASTGNLSLSDLTSDPAVMSLLGSANGKELQDLLGDLDFSLLDTDQQHAVATARENGILGIGVHSQKAVGGSGQGRSLGSSGGLFSPPPLPDGLPAPLIKRIEDLRAASRQFDQEGRKKFFTLDMNNILLDIELQVQEQPPEIRSDIYSHMEAFVPCNKEALLKRLKKLSLNIQDDRLRAPLLKLKLAVCSVMPEQIAKYNMECMAKVAKQQSGEADRNGSEEEDDEKPGKRVMGPRKKFIWDDKLRTLLCNLIRVKLSCYEMENQCTLSVEDYLKAFLENEVKPLWPKGWMQTRILFKESLAVHGHLTGNLVRRRVVPGPKAKAKDGLWINKLPLTMTSNPAVTSARQPPLMASPPEPICLSDSLDEDLTAPSLDSISHALALLSNASKGLGLADSPMSPPPLQMPTSSPPPVAPHYPAASQLATSAASTLQQHSLVKAEQTPLPPPAASVGNVSGTSSSTSSSSSTSPVVSSMARLHTPGLSLASRTADCHYGQVKGCLAQSQRHVTMVTPSHRPAAAMGKMHPHPSPSPPKQRPPPTASPLLPPHQKGFTCPAGILGTLGGVSKSTVKPGGVSSSSSNGGGALSGPIQPPSSSSPSSRSNSTTHHIPQSFHPPSPAPSSSPSPTSQSKPQSHHHHQANFITPMQATLTKSSHSSNSSSIIKLTPRPPAPTPPPSSSPSPSSSPSHQLSHQQHQYASKNPKTFRTPFSVSGAGPVKPAPTASCSFVQKPQPLPPSSSANNKGDKTPPSSTASVLANQRQRVSVGGAIQSSKAGNGWAPSGTLATSATTSHLSQVSAAGSPLLTNHSALPLGFGMLGGLVPVSLPFQFPPLLNFSAPGPASAASMGSTPSSNSGYPLAQSDLMDLYKSLQSGSQAALPPHLQLAFSDSNQSQSGDMKRKTH, from the exons ATGGCCGAACCGAGAAAAGTGCAGTTTGTCACCCTGTCGGCCTTCGCAGCTGGAACAGCCGCGGAGAGTAGGAAACGCCGGCTGGATGAGGAGGCCGACTTCAACTTCGACAGAGCCGGGGAGGCTGAAGCAGGCGGCGGGGCAGGAGGCAGCACCAGTAACGGTCGTCTCGGTAAAACCGGCGACAGGGACAAGGCTGCTGCCGAAAGGAGGGCGACCGTGCGGCTCAACCTGTCCCTGTCCGAGCCCGACGATCGAACCTCCGCCGAGTTTAATTATGGCGAACTTATTCAGAACCTCCAG aataaaagcaatcCTCCAAGTCTGACCGCCTCCCTCAACCGCTTcaatgatgatgaggaggagcgTGAGCGGCTTGAGGTCGAAGCCCTGgcaaaaaagtttgaaaataaatat GGCAACATGGCTACGAAGAAGAGAAAAGACCGGATGCAAGATCTGATTGATATTGGGTTTGGTTATGATGAGACGGACCCATTTATAGACAACTCTGAAGCT TATGATGAGCTGGTTCCTGCGTCTCTGACCACAAAGCTCGGGGGATTTTACATCAACACGGGCACGTTGCAGTTCAGAGCGGCCTCTGActcagagggagaggaggacaAG AAGCTGAACAATGACAAGGAACAGGcgatgaagaagaggaagaagaacgAAGTGAACTGTGTGGAAGAGAAGAACCTGACGATgaataaagtaacaaaacaaGG agtGACGGCTCTCAACCTCCACCGaccagaaaagaagaagagaaagaaactgATGAAGGACTCTCTGTACCTGGCGGCCATGCTTCGCCGTTTCACCCGGGAAAAAGAagagataaagaaacaaaatcccAGCATAGATCATCTCCGTTTGGCAGCCGGTACTGCCAGCAAACCTCAAAACCCCGGCAACGCCACCCAACTCCCGTTAGCCTCCAACTCCACCCACCTTCAGGGCGGTGCTTCCACCGGCAACCTCTCGCTCAGTGACCTCACCTCTGACCCCGCTGTGATGTCACTGCTGGGCTCTGCCAACGGGAAGGAGCTGCAGGATCTCCTGGGAGATCTAGACTTTAGCTTGTTGGACACTGACCAGCAGCACGCCGTGGCGACAGCCAGGGAGAACGGCATTCTGGGTATTGGAGTTCACTCCCAAAAAGCAGTGGGAGGAAGCGGCCAAGGGCGAAGCCTGGGCTCTTCCGGCGGGCTGTTTTCTCCGCCACCGCTGCCTGACGGACTTCCTGCTCCTCTAATTAAACGCATCGAGGACCTGCGGGCG GCCTCGCGGCAGTTTGATCAGGAGGGCAGGAAGAAATTTTTCACCCTGGACATGAATAACATCCTCCTGGA TATTGAGCTGCAGGTCCAGGAGCAGCCTCCTGAGATTCGCTCAGACATCTATTCGCACATGGAGGCGTTTGTGCCGTGCAACAAAGAGGCGCTCCTCAAGCGCCTGAAGAAGCTCAGCCTCAACATCCAG GACGACCGGCTGCGGGCGCCTCTGCTGAAGCTGAAATTGGCTGTTTGTAGCGTGATGCCTGAACAGATCGCAAAATATAACATGGAGTGCATGGCCAAAGTCGCAAA GCAGCAGTCGGGGGAGGCGGATAGGAACGGCTcagaagaggaggatgatgagaAACCTGGAAAACGAGTGATGGGACCTAGAAAGAAGTTTATCTGGGACGACAAGCTCAG GACGCTGCTGTGCAACCTGATCCGTGTGAAGCTGAGCTGCTATGAGATGGAGAACCAGTGCACCCTGTCAGTGGAGGACTACCTCAAGGCCTTCTTGGAGAACGAGGTCAAACCACTGTGGCCCAAAGGCTGGATGCAGACCAG aattttgttCAAGGAAAGCCTTGCAGTTCATGGTCACCTCACTGGAAACCT AGTCAGAAGGCGAGTGGTGCCAGGACCCAAGGCCAAAGCCAAG GACGGTTTGTGGATCAACAAGCTGCCTCTCACCATGACCTCTAACCCTGCTGTGACCTCCGCCCGCCAGCCCCCCCTCATGGCGTCGCCCCCGGAGCCCATCTGTCTGTCAGACTCTCTGGATGAGGACCTGACCGCTCCGTCTCTGGACTCCATCTCCCACGCTCTGGCGTTGCTTAGCAACGCCTCCAAGGGCCTGGGCCTGGCCGACAGCCCCATGTCGCCGCCCCCCCTTCAGATGCCCACCTCCTCGCCGCCGCCCGTCGCCCCCCACTACCCCGCCGCCTCCCAGTTGGCCACCTCGGCTGCATCCACGTTGCAGCAGCATTCCCTGGTGAAGGCGGAGCaaactcctcttcctcctcctgctgcctctgTTGGGAACGTATCAGGAACATCTTCCTctacctcctcctcttcttctacTTCTCCTGTTGTCTCCTCCATGGCTCGCCTGCACACACCCGGCCTCTCGTTGGCCTCCAGGACTGCAGATTGTCACTACGGGCAGGTCAAGGGCTGCCTGGCTCAGAGTCAGAGACACGTTACCATGGTGACGCCCAGTCACAGGCCAGCTGCGGCAATGGGGAAGATGCACCCGCACCCTTCTCCTTCGCCTCCGAAGCAGCGGCCTCCGCCCACTGCTTCCCCTCTGCTGCCTCCCCACCAGAAAGGCTTCACCTGCCCAGCAGGgatactgggaacactgggaggTGTTTCCAAGAGCACTGTCAAACCCGGCGgcgtcagcagcagcagcagcaacggtGGCGGCGCCCTGAGCGGCCCCATCCAGccgccttcctcctcctcgcctTCGTCCCGCTCCAACTCTACGACCCACCACATCCCGCAGTCGTTCCACCCGCCGTCCCCAGCCCCCTCCTCCTCGCCGTCCCCCACCTCCCAGAGTAAACCCCAGTCGCACCATCACCACCAGGCCAACTTCATCACGCCCATGCAGGCCACTCTCACCAAGTCGTCCCACAGCAGCAACTCGTCCTCCATCATCAAGCTCACCCCTCGGCCCCCTGCGCCCACGCCGCCCCCATCTTCCTCCCCGTCCCCATCGTCCTCGCCGTCACACCAGCTCTCCCATCAGCAACACCAGTATGCTTCCAAAAACCCCAAAACCTTCCGGACCCCCTTCAGCGTGTCGGGCGCCGGCCCAGTGAAGCCGGCGCCGACTGCCAGCTGCAGCTTCGTCCAGAAGCCTCAGCCGCTGCCGCCCAGCAGCAGCGCCAATAATAAGGGAGATAAAACTCCGCCCTCTTCCACAGCTTCAGTCTTGGCCAATCAGAGGCAGAGGGTCTCGGTGGGCGGGGCCATCCAGAGCTCTAAGGCGGGAAATGGCTGGGCACCTTCAGGCACTCTGGCTACATCTGCTACAACGTCGCATCTCTCACAG GTATCGGCTGCAGGCTCTCCTCTCCTCACCAACCACTCTGCTCTCCCTCTGGGCTTCGGCATGCTGGGAGGTCTGGTTCCCGTCTCTTTGCCCTTCCAGTTTCCCCCGTTACTAAATTTCAGCGCTCCTGGACCTGCAAGTGCGGCTAGCATGGGCTCAACCCCCAGCTCCAACTCAGGATACCCTCTAGCACAGAGCGACCTAATGG ATCTGTATAAGAGCCTCCAGTCAGGGTCGCAGGCTGCCCTACCTCCTCACTTGCAGCTTGCTTTTTCAG ACTCGAACCAAAGCCAGAGTGGAGACATGAAGCGGAAAACCCACTGA